The sequence CTGATACCCCTCCCGCAGACTGTCCCGGGCCCGGACGCCCTCCAGCTTGGTCTCCTTCTCCGCCGACTCGGTCCACAGCTCCTTGGCCTCCAGCGCCAGATCCGTCCGTCTTTTCAGCATTGTTTTTTGCCTCCACACATCAATATCTTGTGCCGTATTCATACTCCATCCGCTATTTTTAGCGGCAACGGCTGTGATATACAAAAAAATGTGAAAAAACCGAAAAAATCAGTTGCATTTTTCCCGCCCGGCTGTTAAAATAAATATCTGCACGGGCAGAATATGCCCCAATAGATCGCATCGGAGGAGGTGTTTGGTTTGCCGAATATTAAGTCTGCCAAGAAGCGCGTGCTGGTCAACGAGACCAAGGCTGCGCGGAACAAGGCTGCCAAGTCTGCGCTGAAGACCCAGATCAAGAAGTTTGAAGCCGTGGTGGCCGAAGGCAACCGCAGCGAGGCCGATAGCGCTTACAAGGCCACTGTCAAAGCCATTGACAAGGCTGCTGCCAAGGGTCTGCTGCACAAGAACAACGCGGCCAACAAGAAGAGCGCCATGACCATCAAGCTCAACAAGCTGGCCTGATTGGAAGAGCCGCTGGAAAACCGTCTGCTTCGGCAGGCGGTTTTTTTGCCGCTCAAAGTACTTTGAATTTCAAAATATCCTTGACAAAAAGGACCCTGCCGTATTATGCTTGGAACGCTTTGATTTTCAAACCAAATGAAAAGGATGACCCAGCATGGAAAACCGCGGCAAGGAACTGAATCTCTTTCTGGTCCGTGTGTTCAACGAAATCCTCCGGACGGAGGAGCGGGACCTGGCGGGCCGGTTTCCGGACCTGTCCCTGCGGGAGCTGCACCTGATTGAGGAGGTCTGCCGGGCGGAGGAGGAGGGCCGAGACAACCGGGCCACCGCCATTGCCGCCGCCCAGCGCGTGACGGCGGGGACGCTGACCACTGCGGTGACGCTGCTGGAGAAGAAGGGCTATCTGGAGCGCCGCCGGGACGAGAAGGACCGACGGGCGGTTCGCATCCTGCCCACAGCCGCGGCCCGGGCGGCCAACGCCGTCCATGCCCGTTTCCACCGGGAGATGGTGGACGGGCTTTTGGCGGTCCTTACGGAGGATGAGACCGGGGTTCTGGTCCGGGCGCTGGGCCATCTGGCCGGCTTTTTTCAGGAAAAGGACCGGCAAAACAGACCAATAAGGGGGTAGCCAGACATGGTTCGCATTTTGACCGACAGCACCAGTGAGCTCTCCGCCGCCCGTCAGGCGGAGCTGGGGGTGGAGGTGGCTCCGCTCACCGTCCACTTTGGGGATGAGACCTTCCGGGATGGGGTGGACATCACCAACCATGCGTTTTATGACCGCCTGCGGCGTGCGGAGGCCTTGCCGGTCACCGCTCAGGTCAATCCGGAGGAGTTTGTCAACCGCTTCCGGACCCATGTGGAGGCCGGGGACGAGGTGGTGGGGATCTTTTTGTCCTCGCTGCTCTCCGGCACCTTTCAGTCGGCCTCGATCGCCCGTGACATTGTGGACGAGACCCATATTTTTGTGGTGGACTCGGGTGCGGTGACCTTTGGGCTGGGTCTTCTGGTGGAGTATGCTGTAATGCTCCGGGATCAGGGCAGATCGGCCGCCCGGATCGCGGCAGAGGTCCAGGCCATTTCCGGGCGGGTGCGGCTGCTGGCGGTGGTGGACACCCTGAAATACCTGAAGATGGGGGGCCGTATCTCGGGAGCCTCCGCGGTGCTGGGCGGGATGCTGGGCATCACTCCCATCCTCAAGGTGCAGCACGGGGTGGTGGAGGCCGCCGCCAAGGTGCGGGGCCGAAAGGCGGCCTTCCAGTGGATGGATCGGCGGATGGAGCAGGAGCGGCCGGATCTGACGCTTCCCGTGGCCTTCGGCCACTCGGACGCCCCGGCGGTTCTGGCCGAGTGCCGGGCGCACTTTGTGGAAAAGCTGGGCCTGACGTCCTGGCGGGAGAGCGACATCGGCAGCGTGGTGGGCACCCACGCCGGGCCCGGCGCGGCGGGCATCGCCTATTTTGTAAAAGAGTAAGAGGAGCGCGTGCGATTCATCGCACGCGCTCCTCTTTTACTGCTTATGGTTCCGGCTCTCGGCCACCGCCAACTCGTCGCAGCGGTTGTTATAGGGGTTGGCGGCATGTCCCTTGACCCAGTGGAGGTTGACCTTGTGGTAGTCGCACAGGTCCAGCAGCCGGGCCCACAGGTCGGGATTGAGGGCGGGCTTTTTGTCCCCCTTGACCCAGCCTCTGGCCCGCCAGCCCTTGGCCCAGCCCTTTTCCAGGGCGTCGATGACGTACTTGGAGTCGGAGTAGAGCTCCACGGCGCAGGGCTCCTTCAGGGCCTCCAGGGCGGTAATGACGCCGGTGAGCTCCATGCGGTTGTTGGTGGTGTGCGCCTCCCCGCCGGACAGCTCCTTTTGAAAGCCGCCGTACATGAGGATGGCGCCCCAGCCGCCCGGCCCCGGGTTGCCGGAGCAGGCGCCGTCGGTGTAGATGGTGACTGTTTTCATAAGCCTCCTGTCACAGGTCCTTTAGGATCTCCCTGCGCTTCTCCTCATACTCCTCCTGGGTGATAAGGCGCTGGTCGTAGAGGGCCCGCAGCTCGGTGAGCCGGTCCTGGGCGGATACGCCGCCCACGGGAGCGGGCGTCTCAGACGGCTCGCCGCCGTCCTCCTCGATGTGGATCTCGGGGCCCACATAGCCCTTGCCGAAGGCCTGGTAGAGGCTCATTCCAGTGATGGCCACGGCGAAGAGGGTCCACAGGATGCCGAAGGGTCCGAAGGTGGGAATGACCACAAACACGCCGATGAGGACGAAAATGACCCCCACCACGCCGCCGAACACGCCGCTGGACTTGCTGGGCCGATAGGTGACCCGCTGTTTCCGCTTTCGATCCATATCAGCCCTCCGTCGTCTCCGGGGCGGACGCGCCCTCGCCGGTCTCTTCCTCCTCGTGGTCGGTGCGGGCGATGGAGATCACCTTGACCCCTTCGTCCAGATTCATCAGCTTGACGCCCTGGGCGGAGCGGCTGTAGACGTTGATGTCCTTCACCGCCATGCGGATGATGACGCCGGCGTCGTTGATGACCAGGATATCGTCCTCGTCGCTGACCACCTTGACCCCCACCACGGGTCCGGTCTTTTCGGTGACCTGATAGCCCTTCAGACCGTAGCCGCCCCGCTTCTGGGGTCCGTCGGCACGGAAATACTCGTCCATGGGGGTGCGCTTGCCGTAGCCGCGCTCGGTGACCATCAGCACCTGGTGATCGTACTTGGCCCGGGCGGCCCCCACCACGTAGTCGCCGTCCCGCAGCCGGATGCCCATGACGCCGCAGGCGTCCCGGCCCATGCACCGCACGTCGCTCTCCAGGAAGGAGATGGTCATGCCGTCGTGGGTGGCGATGAGAAGGGCCTGCTCGCCGTCGGTCTCCCGGACGCAGATGAGCTCATCCCCCTCCTCCAGGGTGATGCAGCGGATGCCCGCCTTGCGGGCGGTGTTGATGGAGGAGAGCTGGATGCGCTTGACGGTGCCGTTGCGGGTCACCATGGTGAGGTAGCGGTCCTCGGGGAACTGGCGCAGGTGGATCATGGCGGTGACCTTCTCGTCGGACTCCACCGGCAGGACGTTGACGATGTTGGTGCCCTTGGCGGTGCGGCCGGCCTCGGGGATCTGATAGCCCTTTTTCCGGTGGACCCGGCCCTTGTTGGTGAAGAAGAGGATATAGTCGTGGGTGGAGGCGGTGAACACGGTCTCCACCACGTCCTCCTCTTTCAAGGTCTGGGCGGTGATGCCCTTACCGCCCCGGCGCTGGGCCCGGTAGGTGGAGGCGGGCAGCCGCTTGATGTAGCCCGCGGCGGTGAGGGTAAAGACGCACTCCTCCTCCTCGATGAGGTCCTCGATGTCGATCTCGTCCTCCACGTCCTGGATCTCGGTGACGCGCTCGTCGCCGTACTTGTCCCGGATGGCGGTCAGCTCGTCCTTGAGGACCTGGCGGATCATGGTCTCGGAGCCCAGCAGCTCCTGATAGTAGGCGATGCGCTCCTCCAGCTCCTTGTACTCGTTTTCCAGCTTCTCCCGGTCCAGACCCTGGAGTGCCTTTAGCCGCATGTCCAGGATGGCCTGGGCCTGGATGTCGTCCAGGCCGAAGCGGTTCATCAAATTTTCCTTGGCGTTGTCGTAGCTGCTGCGGATGATCTTGATGACCTCGTCGATGTTGTCCTGGGCGATGAGCAGGCCCTCCAGCAGGTGGGCCCGCTCCTGGGCCTTCTTGAGGTCGTACTTGGTCCGCCGGACGATGATCTCCTCCTGGAAGGCGATGTACTCGTCCAGAATGTGGCGCAGGGAGAGGATCTTGGGCTGGGACTGGTTGTTGACCAGGGCCAGCATGTTGATGGCGAAGGAGGTCTGGAGCTGGGTCTGGGCAAACAGGCGGTTGAGCACCACCTGGGGATTGGCGTCCCGCTTGAGCTCGATGACGATGCGCATGCCGTTGCGGTCGGTCTCGTCCCGGATGTCGGAGATGCCCTCCAGCCGCTTATCCTCCACCTGCTCGGCCATGTTCTTGATGAGCATGCGCTTGTTGACCTGATAGGGGATCTCGGTGACGATGATGCGGATGCGGTCCTTACCGAACTCCTCAAACTCGGTGCGGGCCCGGATGATGACGCGGCCCCGGCCGGTGGCATAGGCGGCCCGGATGCCGGAGCGGCCCATGATGATGCCCCGGGTGGGGAAGTCGGGGCCGTGGACGTGCTCCATCAGGTCGGCCAAGGTGGCCTCCGGGTTGTCCAGCACGCAGATGGTGGCGTTGATGACCTCGGTGAGGTTGTGGGGCGGGATGTTGGTGGCCATGCCCACGGCGATGCCGGAGGAGCCGTTGACCAGCAGGTTGGGGAAGCGGGAGGGGAGCACCCGGGGCTCCCTGCGGGACTCATCGAAGTTGGGGTCCCAGTCCACGGTCTCTTTGTCGATGTCCCGGAGCATCTCCTGGGAGATCTTGTCCAGGCGGGCCTCGGTGTAACGGTAGGCGGCGGGGGGATCGCCATCCACGGAGCCGAAGTTGCCGTGGCCGTCCACCAGGGGGTAGCGCATGGAGAAGTCCTGGGCCAGACGGACCAGGGCGTCGTAGACGGACTGGTCGCCGTGGGGGTGGTAGCGGCCCAGCACGTCGCCCACGCAGGTGGCGGACTTTTTGAAGGGCCGGTCGTGGGTCAGGTTGTCCTCGTACATGGCGTAGAGGATGCGGCGGTGGACGGGCTTGAGGCCGTCGCGGACGTCGGGCAGGGCCCGGCCCACGATGACGCTCATGGCGTATTCGATGTAGGATTTCTCCATCTCGGGCACCAGGGGAGAGGTGACGATGACCTGGTCCGGGTAACGGATTTCCTCGGGATCGTACTGTGGTTTCTTACTCATTCAAAAACAGCCTTTCTTCTTCCAAAAAGCATTTCGCTTGTCACGGTCTGTCAGCCCGCCGTCTGGATCATCCGGATGTTCTCTGCTGTCAGCGGGCAATAGGGAAGGGCCAGCTCTTCGCCCTCTCCCAAATAGGGGTCCAGCCAGGCGTGGTACTCGGCGGCGTCCACCGGCTCGACCTTGTCCCATTCCGCCGCCAGATCCCCGTAGATATAGTAGACAAAACCCGTTCCGCTCCGGTCCACCTGGTCGGGATAGCCCTCGATCCCCAGGGCCCTGTCCCAGGCATCCACCGCGCCCACCTGCTGGTAGCCGTCGGTCTCGGGCAGATACTGGTAGAGGAAATAGGGCCAGAAATCTCCGCCCTTGCCCTGGTTGTGGGACCAGCCCGCCATAACGGCGCCGTTTTCATAAAAGGTGAGCAGGGGAAATTCCTCCAACTGCGTCCGCAGCTCTCCCGACGCCTCGTCCCAATCGAACACGAAGCCCCGCTCCCCGGCCGTGGTAGTGTAGAGGAGGATCAGTTCTTCTCTTCCATCTCCGTCCACATCCCAGACGGCAAACTGGTTTTGCGCCATTCTCTCTCTATCCTCAATACTGCCAATATAGCCGTTGGAATAGTCGGTCCCGTCGGGCAGAATATTGTGATCCAGCAGTTCCATCAGAGCAGCGCCATAGGCTGCCCGTGCGGGGGCGTTCTCCTCGGTCAGCAGGGAGGTCTGCGGCGGTTCCGAGGTCGGTTCCGGCGTGGGCGACGGCTCCAGCGCGCCGGAAGGGCTGGACGCGGGAGTCTGTACGGCGGCGGTAGGGGACTGCTCCGGCGTCTCTGCGGCCGGGTTGCTCCCGCAGGCGGCCAGAAGGGCGCACAGCAGTGTGCCGATCATCCAAATGCTTGCTTTTTTCATGTGCGTTCTTTTCCCTCAGTAGTCCAGATTGACGGCATACTGGGCATTTTTCTCGATAAATTCCTTCCGGGGCTCCACCTTTTCCCCCATGAGGATGGTGAAGGTCTCGTCGGCCTTGACGGCGTCGTCCAGCTCGATGCGCTTGAGGGTGCGCTTTTCCGGGTCCATGGTGGTCTCCCACAGCTCGTGGGGGTCCATCTCGCCCAGGCCCTTATAGCGGTTGATGTCCACCTTGGCGTTGGGGTTGTCGCCCCGCAGCTCGGCGGAGATCCGATCCCGCTCCTCGTCGGAGAAGGCCACCCGGGTGGCCTTGCCCCGGGTCAGCTTGTAGAGGGGGGGCACGGCGGCGTAGACGTAGCCCTGCTCGATGAGGGGCCGCATGAAGCGGAAGAAGAAGGTGAGCAGCAGGGTACGGATGTGGGCGCCGTCCACATCGGCATCGGCCATGATGATGACCTTGTGGTAGCGCAGCTTGCTCGGGTCGAACTCGTCCCCGATGCCGGCGCCCAGGGCGGTGATGACGGGCTGGAGCTTGTCGTTGCCGTAGACTTTGTCGGCCCGGGCCTTCTCCACGTTGAGCATCTTGCCCCACAGGGGGAGGATGGCCTGGAAGCGGGAGTCCCGGCCCTGGGTGGCGGAGCCGCCGGCGGAATCGCCCTCGACGATGTAGAGTTCGGTGAGTTCCGGGTTGACCTCGTTGCAGTCCCGCAGCTTGTCGGGCATGGCGGCGCCGCCCAGGGCGGTCTTACGCCGGATGGACTCCCGGGCCTTGCGGGCGGCCTCCCGGGCCCGAGAGGCGGTGAGGGCCTTGTCCAGGATGGCCTTGCCCACGGCGGGGTTCTCCTCCAAAAACTCCTCCAGCTTCTCCGAAACGATGCTGCTGACCAGGGTGCGGATTTCGGAGTTGCCCAGCTTGGCCTTGGTCTGGCCTTCAAACTGGGCGTCGGTGAGCTTGACGGAGAGGACGCACGTCAGGCCCTCCCGGTAGTCCTCGCCTTTGATCTCGTCCCCGTCCTTGAGGAGGTTCATCTTTTTTCCATAGGCGTTGAGGGTGGAGGTGAGGGCCTGCTTGAAGCCGGTCTCGTGCATGCCGCCCTCGGGGGTGTGGACGTTGTTGGCGAAGGATAGGATGGTCTCGCTGTAGCTGTCGGTGTATTGGAAGGCCAGCTCGGCCATGGAGTCCCCCCGCTGTCCGGACATATAGATGACGCCGGTGTGGATGGGGGTCTTGGCCCGGTTGAGCCAAGTGACGAATTCCCGGATGCCGCCGGCGTAGCACATGTCGTCGTGCTGCTCCCGGCCGGGTCGCTGGTCGATGGTGTGGATGCGCAGCCCGGCGTTGAGGAAGGCCTCCTCCCGCATGCGGGTGTGGAGGATGTCGTAGTCGTAGACGGTGGTGTCGGTGAACATCTCGGGGTCGGGCTTAAAGGTGACCATGGTGCCCCGCTTTTCGGTATCGCCGGTCACGGTCATCTCCTGGGTGACCTTACCCCGGGCGAATTTCATCTCATAGATCTTGCCGTCCTTGTGGACCTGGACCTCCAGCCACTCGCTGAGGGCGTTGACCACGCTGGCGCCCACGCCGTGGAGGCCGCCGGATACCTTGTAGCCGCCGCCGCCGAACTTACCGCCGGCGTGGAGGATGGTGTAGACGACCTCCAGGGCGGGCCGCCCGGTCTGGGGCTGGATGTCCACGGGGATACCGCGGCCGTTGTCGGTGACGGTGATGATGTCGCCCTCCCGGATGATGACGTTGATCTCGTCGCAGTAGCCGGCCAGGGCCTCGTCGATGGCGTTGTCCACGATCTCATAGACCAGATGGTGCAGGCCGGAGGAGGAAGTGGAGCCGATATACATACCGGGCCGCTTGCGGACGGCCTCCAGGCCCTCGAGGACCTGGATCTCCGAGCCGCCGTATTCGTGCTCGACCTGTTCCATCTGGCCGATCTCGTTGGTTTCCAGTTCTTCAGACATTCTAAAACCTCCTGGGTTTGATTGCGGAGCGCATCCACCCGTTCCCTTTTTGGAGGAAGAGAGCGGATGGATGTGCTCCGCATGGGCATTCATTCAAAGGTGTTGTTCTCCACCCGCTTGAGCAGAGTGGCGGAGGAGAGCTGGGACAGATAGACGGTAGGGGGACCCTTGCCGGTCCTGCATACGGTAAAGGACTTGGGCAGGTCCCCGGACACATCCACCACGCGGCCCTCCTTTTCCGCCCGCTCCAGGAATTTTCTGGTATAAATGGAGGAGGTGGTGTTATCCAGGTCGAATATGCCGACCACATCCCGAAAGGGGACCACCACCGACTGGCCTAAGTGCAGATACATAAAACGCTCCTAACGCTCTTTTACTCGGATTGTTTGTTCCTGACCACCCGGGGCAGCCACATGCGCCGCCATGCCAGCCACCCGGCCAGCAGGCCGAGAAAGCCCAGCAGGGCGGGCAGACCGGGCACGAAAAGGAGGGTGGGCAGGGGGGATTCCGCCGAGGCCCAGACCCGGTAGCGGCCCAGGGCCACCGCCCCGGTCAGCGCGGCGGCCAGGACGGGGGGCAGCAGCTTCCACAGTCTGCCGTGTCCCATGGACAGGCGGCATACCAGATATTCCAGCACAAAACCGGCCCCCAGGGGGGCCAGTACAAAGGCGATGAGAATGACCAAATGCAGTTCCTTTCCTGTTGGCGGCTAAATCAGCGCGCCGGCCCGGATGTGAAAGGTCTTTCCCTCCCGCAATCCCTCCAGCTTGTCGTCCTCGCAGCAGGTGATGAAGACCTGGCCGCCCTGGATGCGGTTGAGGACGAACTCCTGCCGGCGGGCGTCGAGCTCGGAGAGCACGTCGTCCAGCAGCAGCACCGGCCACTCCCCGGTGTCGTGGAAAAAGATCTCCCGGGCGGCCAGCTTGAGGGAGAGGGCGGCGGTGCGGGTCTGCCCCTGAGAGGCGAAGCTCTTGGCGCTCCGTCCGTCCAGCTCCACGTTCAGGTCGTCCTTGTGGGGCCCGGTGAGGCAGGAGCGGGCCTCCAGCTCGGCCTGCCGGTGGGCCTCCTGGTGCTCCAGGAGCCGGGGCAGGATGTCCCGGGGGCTGGCCTCCGGGTCGGTCACCGTCTTGACGGTCTCATACGTCAGCCCCAGCCGCTCCCGCCCGCCGGAGAAATCGGCGTGGATGGCGGGAGCCGTCTCCCGCAGCCGCTTGACGAAATGGGCCCGGTAGTGGATGAGGATGGCGCCAGTCTGGGCCATGCGCAGGGAGAACTCGTCCAGGGTATCCAGCAGGGAGGGCTTCTCCGGCCAGTCCCGGAGGATGCGGGTCTTGTGCTCGTGGAGCCGGTTGTACTCGGCCAGGGCGGCGGCGTAACGGGGCCGGAGCTGGCAGATGCACTCGTTGAGGAAGCGCCGCCTTGCGGCGGCCCCCTCCCGGATGAGGGAGAGGTCCTCGGGGCAGAACAGCACAGTATTCAGAATGCCGGACAGCTCCCCGGCGTTTTTCAGCCGCACCCCGTTGGAGAACAGGTGTTTCCGGCCCGTCCGGGACAGCCGGGCCTCCAAAGTGAAGTCCCTTTCCCGGGAAAAGAGCTCCCCCTTGATGAAGGCCGAGTCCACGCCGAACTGGATGAGCTCCCGGTCGTACCGGGCCCGGTGGGAGGAGGCGGTGGATAGATAGGCCAGCGCCTCCAGCAGATTGGTCTTGCCCTGGGCGTTCTCTCCGTAGATGACGTTGGTGACGGGGGAGAAGTCTGCCTCCAGATGGGGGTAGTTGCGGTAGAAGTCCAGCTCCAGCCGTCGGACGATCATTGCACGCTGATCTGCACGCCGGACAGGGTGACCACGTCGCCGGGGCGAATTTTTTTCCCCCGCATGGTGCACACCTCCCCGTTGACCGATACCGCGCCGGCCTGGACGGCCTCCTTGGCCTCTCCGCCGGTGCCGGCCACCCCGGCGAATTTGAGCAGGGCGTCCAGCTTGATGAACGCGGTGGTGATTTTCACGTCTTGTTTCTGCATACTCGCTCCTTACTGTTATAGCCGGTATTGCCGCGGTTCCATTCGCTATTCGGATGCCTTCAGCCGCACCGGCAGCACCATATAGAGAAAATTCTCCTCCCCCTCGGCGGGCAGGATGACGCAGGGGGCCACGCCGGAGGTGAGCTCCAGCCGCACCTTTTCGGCGGGTGCGGCCTTGAGGGCGTCCATCAGATAGCGGTTGTTGAAGCCGATCTCCAGTCCGCCGCCGTCCCCCTCGATGGGGCACTGATCGGCGGCGTCACCGATGCCGGTCTTGGTGGTGATACTCAGCACGTTGTCGCCGAAGACGCAGCGCAGGGGGGATTTGAGCTTGTCACTGATGATGAGGGAGACCCGGTCGATGGAGGCGAGCAGCTTGCGGGTCTCGCCTACCACCTGGATGGCGTTGTTGCGGGGGATGGCGTTGCGGTAGGCCAAAAACTCGCCCTCCAGCCGGCGGGACACCAGCATGGTGTCTCCGATGCGGAACAGCACGTGCCGCTCGCCTTGGGTGACGGTGGCGGGGTCGTCCACGTCGGAGCAGATCTTCTCCACCTCGTTGAGGGCAGCGCCGGGCACCACAAAGGAGTAGGAGGGCAATCCGCCGCTCTCCTCAATGGACTCATGGCGCAGGGCCAGCCGGTAGCCGTCTACTGACACCACAGTGACGCCGGTAGAGTCCACCTCAAAGAGGGAGCCGGTGTGGATGGGTCGGGACTCGTTGTCGCTGACGGCGAAGAGGGTCTGGCGGATCATGGAGCCCAGGGCGCTTTGTTTGATGGTGAAGCCGTTTTTATCCTCCACACTGGGCAGCTCGGGGAAGTCCTCCGGGTCGGTGGCCAGGATATTGAAGTGGCTCATGCCGCAGGAGATGTGGACCATATAGCCGTCGGCAGAAAAGACCACCACGTCGTCGGGCAGTTTTCGGATGATCTCGCCGAACAGCCGGGCGGAGAGGACCAGACTGCCGCCCTGTTCGATCTGGGCGGGGACGGTGGTGCGGATTCCGGTCTCCAGGTTGTAGCCGGTCAGGCGCAGGTCGTTTCCGGCCTCCAGGAGGATGCCCTCCAGAGCGGGAATGGAGCTTTTGGGGGAGACAGCCCGGGCGGCGGTGCCGATGGCGGACTGCAGAAGAGCTTTTTCGCAGGAAAACTTCATGGACAGGTTCCTTCCTTTCTCTCTGCCGTCTCCGCTTTTGGAGGAGAGGACAGGATATTTGTAGAAACAGTATGCCGTAGGGCAAATTTTTGTGGATAACCGTCTCCACCCGTTGGGGCCCTAACCCTTTTCCGCCCACAGGGGGTGTGGAAGTTTTTTTACGCTCTTCCACAGCGGGGAAAGATCGGCCAGGCTTATCCACAGACCCCTTTCCACATTTCCACAAAATCGGTGGAAAGGAGTCGAAACGGGCTATAATATTATGTCAACCAAAAAAACGACGGAACTCATTCATACCGGGCGTTGATGTTGGCCCGGATGTCCTTGATGACCTCGGCGATGTCGGGGTTGGATTTTTTCAGCTTTTCGATGCGGTCGGTGGAGTGGAGGACGGTGGTGTGGTCCCGGTTGTCGAACTCGCGGCCGATCTCCTTCAGGGACATGTTGGTCATCTCCCGGATGAGGAACATGGCGATCTGACGGGCCAGGGCGGTGTCTTTGGTCCGGCCCTGTCCCCGGAGCACGTCGTTTTCGATGCTGTAATATTTGCAGACCTCGTCGATGATGACGTCGGAGGTGGGCAGAATGTCCGTGGGGTCCTTGAACATGTCCCGGACGGCCCGGGTGACGGTGGCGGCGTCGATGTCGCTGCCCTCCAGGTCCCGCAGGGCCATGATTTTATTCACGGTGCCCTCGATCTGCCGCACGTTTGCGGTGATGTTCTCCGCGATATACTGGAGCACCGGCTCGGGCAGCTCCACCCCCATGCGGATGGCCTTGTTTTTGATAATGGCCATCCGGGTCTCATAGTCGGGCGGCTGGATGTCGGCGATGAGTCCCCACTCGAACCGGGTCTTGAGCCGGTCCTCCAGCTTGAGCATCTCCTTTGGGGGTCGGTCGGCGGTAAAGACGATCTGCTTTTTGGTCTCATAGAGGGTGTTGAAGGTATGGAACATCTCCTCCATGGTGGAATCCTTTCCGGCGATGAACTGTACGTCGTCCATGAGGAACACGTCGGCGGCCCGGAACTTTTCCCGGAATTCCTGGTTGCGTCCCTCCCGGATGGCCTGGATGAGCTCGTTGGTGAAGGCGTCGCCCTTGATGTAAACGATGCGGTAATCGGGGTGATTGTTGTGGATGGTGTGGGCGATGGCGTAGAGCAGGTGGGTCTTGCCCAACCCGGATTCTCCGTAGATGAACAGGGGGTTGTAGTTCTGGGCGGGGTGGTCGGCCACGGCCCGGGCGGCGGCGTGGGCAAACTTGTTGGAAGAGCCCACCACAAAGCGCTCGAAGGTATATTCCTCGGTGCCGGGCAGGAAATTGTCGTCTTTTTTCTGACGGGCCCTGCGCTGCTCC is a genomic window of Intestinimonas massiliensis (ex Afouda et al. 2020) containing:
- the dnaA gene encoding chromosomal replication initiator protein DnaA gives rise to the protein MNSPADIWARVLSLMEADMTATTIHTWFDDTEAVALEEDRFVLYTPSDFKKDIIAARYLGAVKKALHELFSAEFDVLVLGPGEMEQRRARQKKDDNFLPGTEEYTFERFVVGSSNKFAHAAARAVADHPAQNYNPLFIYGESGLGKTHLLYAIAHTIHNNHPDYRIVYIKGDAFTNELIQAIREGRNQEFREKFRAADVFLMDDVQFIAGKDSTMEEMFHTFNTLYETKKQIVFTADRPPKEMLKLEDRLKTRFEWGLIADIQPPDYETRMAIIKNKAIRMGVELPEPVLQYIAENITANVRQIEGTVNKIMALRDLEGSDIDAATVTRAVRDMFKDPTDILPTSDVIIDEVCKYYSIENDVLRGQGRTKDTALARQIAMFLIREMTNMSLKEIGREFDNRDHTTVLHSTDRIEKLKKSNPDIAEVIKDIRANINARYE
- a CDS encoding RNA-binding S4 domain-containing protein, with amino-acid sequence MQKQDVKITTAFIKLDALLKFAGVAGTGGEAKEAVQAGAVSVNGEVCTMRGKKIRPGDVVTLSGVQISVQ
- the recF gene encoding DNA replication/repair protein RecF (All proteins in this family for which functions are known are DNA-binding proteins that assist the filamentation of RecA onto DNA for the initiation of recombination or recombinational repair.) translates to MIVRRLELDFYRNYPHLEADFSPVTNVIYGENAQGKTNLLEALAYLSTASSHRARYDRELIQFGVDSAFIKGELFSRERDFTLEARLSRTGRKHLFSNGVRLKNAGELSGILNTVLFCPEDLSLIREGAAARRRFLNECICQLRPRYAAALAEYNRLHEHKTRILRDWPEKPSLLDTLDEFSLRMAQTGAILIHYRAHFVKRLRETAPAIHADFSGGRERLGLTYETVKTVTDPEASPRDILPRLLEHQEAHRQAELEARSCLTGPHKDDLNVELDGRSAKSFASQGQTRTAALSLKLAAREIFFHDTGEWPVLLLDDVLSELDARRQEFVLNRIQGGQVFITCCEDDKLEGLREGKTFHIRAGALI
- a CDS encoding Tat pathway signal protein; its protein translation is MVILIAFVLAPLGAGFVLEYLVCRLSMGHGRLWKLLPPVLAAALTGAVALGRYRVWASAESPLPTLLFVPGLPALLGFLGLLAGWLAWRRMWLPRVVRNKQSE
- the dnaN gene encoding DNA polymerase III subunit beta, with amino-acid sequence MKFSCEKALLQSAIGTAARAVSPKSSIPALEGILLEAGNDLRLTGYNLETGIRTTVPAQIEQGGSLVLSARLFGEIIRKLPDDVVVFSADGYMVHISCGMSHFNILATDPEDFPELPSVEDKNGFTIKQSALGSMIRQTLFAVSDNESRPIHTGSLFEVDSTGVTVVSVDGYRLALRHESIEESGGLPSYSFVVPGAALNEVEKICSDVDDPATVTQGERHVLFRIGDTMLVSRRLEGEFLAYRNAIPRNNAIQVVGETRKLLASIDRVSLIISDKLKSPLRCVFGDNVLSITTKTGIGDAADQCPIEGDGGGLEIGFNNRYLMDALKAAPAEKVRLELTSGVAPCVILPAEGEENFLYMVLPVRLKASE